From the Saccharomycodes ludwigii strain NBRC 1722 chromosome I, whole genome shotgun sequence genome, one window contains:
- the URK1 gene encoding uridine kinase URK1 (similar to Saccharomyces cerevisiae YNR012W | URK1 | URidine Kinase), which produces MSDLELSSSVTTPSSTPSPSSSPSPSLTPPSLKTIKYLPPWTDPYIIGIAGTSGSGKTSVASKIVSSMNQPWTVLISMDNFYHPLTPEQRNEALSNNFDFDKPESIDMDAVYQVLKNLKSGKRTKIPVYSFNLHNRIPNEFINIYGARVIVFEGIYALYDPKITAMMDLKIYVDADLDICLARRLSRDIINRGRDIDGCIQQWNRFVKPNADKFIKPTMRNADVVIPSVSDNSVAVQLLISHIKTKLIEKSQEHVKYLKNLTVNYSEKITLDAVQVLPQTNQINCMLDILLDKYTCRDDFVFYFDRLSSLLLNKALDNMPNIIQYKNIETSTGIKIENSCYLNYEKVCAVQIIRSGDCFVKSLKRTIPYIPMGKLLIQSDSTTGEPQLHFDSLPRDISTNYDAIILLDAQIISGAELIMAIQVLYDNNVQLTKIKVVVMIATEIGLRRIINAFGSELQIIVGKLVKHEDLETNPWARIRFLDSKYFGT; this is translated from the coding sequence atgtcAGACCTTGAATTATCCTCATCAGTTACAACACCATCATCAACACcatcaccatcatcatcaccatcACCATCATTGACACCACCGTCcctaaaaacaattaaatatttaccaCCATGGACAGATCCATACATCATTGGAATTGCTGGAACAAGTGGTTCGGGGAAAACCAGCGTGGCTTCTAAAATTGTATCCAGTATGAACCAGCCCTGGACAGTTTTAATATCAATGgataatttttatcatcCATTAACTCCAGAGCAACGAAATGAAGCATtatctaataattttgattttgataAGCCCGAATCAATAGATATGGACGCTGTATATCAAGTTTTGAAGAACTTAAAAAGTGGGAAAAGGACAAAAATACCTGTTTATTCATTTAACTTGCATAATAGGATTCCCAATGAATTCATTAATATCTATGGTGCAAGGGTTATTGTATTTGAAGGTATTTACGCTTTGTATGATCCTAAAATCACAGCTATGATggatttgaaaatttatgTCGATGCTGACTTGGATATCTGTTTGGCGCGCAGGCTATCCCgcgatattattaacagaGGAAGGGACATTGACGGATGCATTCAACAATGGAACAGATTTGTCAAGCCCAATGctgataaatttattaaacctACCATGAGAAACGCAGATGTAGTTATTCCCAGTGTCAGCGACAACAGTGTTGCGGTCCAATTATTGATTTCCCATATAAAAACcaaattaattgaaaaatcaCAAGAACatgtaaaatatttaaaaaaccTTACGGTTAATTATagtgaaaaaattactttAGATGCGGTCCAAGTTTTGCCTCAAACTAATCAAATCAACTGCATGCTAGATATCCTATTGGATAAATACACTTGTCGGGACGATTTTGTGTTTTACTTTGATAGATTATCTTCATTATTGCTAAATAAAGCACTGGACAATATGCCCAACATTAttcaatataaaaatattgaaaccTCAACAggaattaaaattgaaaacagCTGTTATTTGAATTATGAAAAAGTTTGTGCGGTGCAAATTATAAGATCTGGGGATTGTTTTGTGAAGTCATTAAAAAGAACGATACCATATATTCCAATGGGCAAGCTTTTAATTCAAAGTGACTCAACCACTGGTGAACCACAATTACATTTTGACAGTTTGCCCAGGGATATATCAACAAATTACGATGCAATTATTCTATTAGATGCACAGATAATTTCCGGTGCCGAGCTTATAATGGCAATCCAAGTTTtatatgataataatgtcCAATTaactaaaattaaagttgTTGTAATGATTGCTACTGAAATTGGCTTAAGGAGGATCATCAATGCGTTTGGAAGTGAATTACAAATTATAGTTGGAAAATTGGTTAAACATGAAGATTTAGAAACCAATCCATGGGCTAGAATAAGGTTTTTagattcaaaatattttggcaCCTAG
- the PHO91 gene encoding Pho91p (similar to Saccharomyces cerevisiae YNR013C | PHO91 | PHOsphate metabolism): protein MKFSHSLQFNAVPEWSSRYIAYSQLKKLIYSLQKDKLYYDSGTATTASNSDLESTPLIHNNNNPADTSKFDPIKTFVTALDRELTKIDRFYTAQELLLIDQFDDLLQSFTEYVNSEKIYNVHTTSSNGDNNSLIYGSNVNDEGQNDIPQRGRSSSSPPEIGQDDSNIERLLSEDDEDEYDAYDNGSLTSLNRRNSNTSNRKYGNTLGNSIIASVHDMLINPVISKINSSSTLNDYQQGYLEHKVTLKKKIISMFTQLSELKSYIELNQTGFSKICKKFDKSLETNIKLNYLTKLPLESHIFDPNTLKKLDNLINQTIVMYAKLLSGDLNNSEDPYKNDSSINFQEAENELSLHLREHVVWERNTVWKDMMNLERKSQNIKVAKKKSFNRNKKKITKKKSELNQSNNSRKSSNSTPSDYASTDGRVTENQVEQELGQLAEMDNNSLSLANSDEESSAIDNIVTFRDLFKISPWKFIKFFILYNTPLLKFIFISSIATIFYFKSPFSDIQQKNCLVILVFASLLWATETIPLFITALLVPLLIVVMPVLKNASTNEPLTPVQSSQYILSTMWSSVIMLLLGGFTLAAALSKYNIAKVLSTHILSRAGTNPKIILLTNMLVALFVSMWVSNVAAPVLCYSIIQPLLRTLPKHSSFAKSLILGIALASNVGGMASPIASPQNIISIGIMSPTPSWATWFIVALPVCAFSIAGIWLLLLLTFPIDANLKILKFHPIRDPFTLKQWYVVLVTVVTIILWCLANALTEVFGEMGIISILPMALLFGTGLLSSDDFNNFMWTIVILAMGGTTLGKAVSSSGLLSSIAETLKTSVETKPVFTIVLLFGLVVVTMATFVSHTVAAMIILPLMKELGEKLPSGNHSNLLIMVSTLLCSGAMALPTSGFPNVTAISMIDDFGERYLTVGNFITRGVPATLWSYLMIVIVGYGLMRFVGY, encoded by the coding sequence ATGAAATTTTCACATTCTTTGCAATTTAATGCTGTTCCTGAGTGGAGCAGTAGGTATATTGCCTATTCacaactaaaaaaattaatttattcttTACAAAAAGATAAGTTGTATTATGACTCAGGTACTGCAACAACAGCCAGTAATTCTGATTTAGAATCCACTCCATTAATccacaataacaataatccTGCTGATACTTCTAAATTTGACCCTATAAAAACTTTTGTCACTGCTTTGGACCGTGAACTAACCAAAATTGACAGATTTTATACCGCTCAAGAACTACTTTTAATTGATCAatttgatgatttattacAATCTTTTACTGAATACGTTAAttcagaaaaaatatacaatgTTCATACGACTTCTTCAAATGGTGATAACAATTCGTTAATTTATGGTTCAAATGTAAATGATGAGGGACAAAACGATATTCCGCAACGAGGCAGATCTTCCTCTTCTCCACCAGAAATTGGACAGGATGACAGTAATATCGAACGTTTATTAtctgaagatgatgaagacgAATATGATGCCTATGATAATGGTAGTCTAACTTCTTTAAATAGACGTAACAGCAATACTAGCAATAGAAAGTACGGTAATACTCTAGGTAACAGTATTATTGCCTCTGTTCACGATATGTTGATTAACCCAGTTATCTCTAAAATTAATTCGTCATCCACTCTAAATGACTATCAACAAGGTTATTTAGAACACAAAGttacattaaaaaagaaaataatttcaatGTTTACTCAATTAAGTGAATTGAAAAGCTATATCGAATTGAATCAAACTGggttttccaaaatttgTAAGAAATTTGATAAAAGTTTGGAAACTAATATAAAACTGAACTATCTAACCAAGTTGCCCCTGGAATCACACATTTTTGACCCAAACActctaaaaaaattagacaATTTGATTAATCAGACAATTGTAATGTATGCAAAGTTACTTAGTGGCGATCTAAATAATTCTGAAGATCCCtataaaaatgatagtTCGATAAACTTTCAAGAGGCTGAAAATGAATTAAGTTTACATCTAAGGGAGCATGTTGTTTGGGAAAGAAATACTGTTTGGAAAGATATGATGAACTTGGAAAGAAAATCACAGAACATCAAAGTtgccaaaaagaaaagttttaaccgtaataagaaaaaaattacgaaaaaaaaatcagaGCTTAATCAGAGTAATAACAGCAGAAAAAGTTCTAACAGTACCCCCAGCGATTACGCTAGCACTGATGGAAGAGTAACAGAAAACCAGGTTGAACAGGAATTGGGTCAATTAGCAGAAATGGACAATAACTCCTTGTCTTTGGCCAACAGTGATGAAGAAAGTTCTGCCATTGATAATATCGTTACTTTCAgagatttatttaaaatttcccCCTGGAAGttcattaaatttttcattttgtaCAATACTCCCTTGTTGaaattcattttcatctCGTCTATCGCaaccattttttattttaaatcgCCATTTAGTGATATTCAACAAAAGAATTGTTTGGTCATTTTAGTATTTGCATCTCTATTATGGGCGACTGAAACTATCCCTCTTTTCATTACTGCTCTACTAGTTCCCTTATTGATCGTTGTTATGCCAGTTTTGAAAAACGCTAGCACCAATGAACCTTTAACTCCGGTCCAATCTTCTCAGTATATTTTATCCACCATGTGGTCATCTGTTATTATGCTATTATTGGGTGGTTTCACTTTAGCCGCAGCCTTGTCAAAGTATAACATTGCCAAAGTTTTGTCCACCCACATCTTATCACGTGCGGGTACTAATCCAAAGATCATTTTATTGACAAATATGCTGGTTGCGTTGTTCGTTTCGATGTGGGTTTCCAATGTAGCTGCACCAGTTTTATGCTACTCTATCATCCAACCACTATTAAGAACGTTGCCCAAACACTCATCTTTCGCCAAATCTCTAATTTTGGGTATTGCTCTGGCCAGTAATGTTGGTGGTATGGCGTCTCCAATTGCTTCCCCACAAAACATCATTTCCATCGGCATTATGTCACCAACGCCTTCATGGGCCACCTGGTTTATTGTGGCACTACCGGTTTGTGCCTTTTCCATAGCTGGTATCTGGCTTTTGTTGCTATTAACTTTCCCGATCGATgcaaatttgaaaatattgaaatttcACCCAATTAGAGATCCTTTCACTTTAAAACAATGGTATGTGGTACTGGTCACTGTTGTTACAATTATTCTGTGGTGTTTAGCTAATGCTCTAACAGAAGTGTTTGGTGAAATGGGtattatttctatattACCAATggctttattatttggtaCTGGTTTATTAAGTAGTGATGACTTTAACAATTTCATGTGGACTATTGTTATCTTGGCTATGGGAGGAACCACTTTAGGTAAAGCTGTCAGTAGTTCTGGGTTATTAAGCAGTATTGCCgaaactttaaaaacttCTGTTGAAACAAAACCTGTTTTTACTATCGTTTTGCTATTTGGGTTAGTTGTTGTTACCATGGCCACTTTTGTTTCTCATACTGTTGCTGCCATGATTATATTACCATTAATGAAAGAGCTAGGTGAAAAGCTACCTTCTGGCAACCATTCTAATTTATTGATTATGGTCAGCACTTTATTGTGTAGCGGTGCTATGGCTCTACCAACGTCAGGTTTCCCCAATGTCACAGCCATTTCTATGATTGATGATTTTGGCGAAAGATATTTAACTGTGGGTAATTTCATTACAAGAGGTGTTCCAGCTACCTTGTGGAGTTATTTAATGATTGTAATAGTTGGATATGGATTAATGAGGTTTGTTGGATATTGA
- a CDS encoding uncharacterized protein (similar to Saccharomyces cerevisiae YNR014W | putative protein of unknown function (paralog of YMR206W | putative protein of unknown function)), protein MISNKSNANIAATPIRKDSIVSTNNKPLRAHVCVNYYSQPSPSPSTENCATPKDENGNLGCFCFKTTTLDLEPPFDDNEQRYDEGTNSFFDNFFLEKDRSQGNSRKNSISSLDSLNNRLIQCDHENCNKSEISPSKEPSETDEYDECEHTANTCINSLKCHRHHHRRGSVAIKFDKKIVSYND, encoded by the coding sequence aTGATTAGTAATAAAAGCAATGCTAACATCGCTGCTACTCCTATCAGAAAAGATAGTATTGTCagtaccaataataaaccCTTAAGAGCTCATGTCTGTGTAAACTATTACTCTCAACCATCACCATCACCATCGACTGAAAACTGTGCAACTCCTAAGGATGAAAACGGAAATTTGGGGtgcttttgttttaaaacaacaacattaGATTTGGAGCCACCCTTTGATGACAACGAACAACGTTACGACGAAGGTActaattcattttttgataattttttcctaGAAAAAGATAGGTCACAAGGAAATTCAAGGAAAAACAGTATTTCCAGCCTTGATAGTCTCAACAATCGGTTAATCCAATGCGATCATGAAAACTGTAACAAAAGTGAGATCAGTCCATCGAAAGAACCCTCAGAAACCGATGAGTATGATGAGTGCGAACATACTGCAAATACTTGTATTAATTCTTTGAAATGTCATAGGCATCATCATAGAAGAGGTTCTGTTGCAATTAAATTCGACAAGAAAATTGTAAGTTATAATGATTAA
- a CDS encoding uncharacterized protein (similar to Saccharomyces cerevisiae YOR188W | MSB1 | Multicopy Suppression of a Budding defect), with product MKRFTKSIKKKVSNQQTKEVLDKSKDELGKKLTGSNFQTKKKKVSPGTSNNMTTTPTTDEAIFSHANLIKQVNINRKHSEKYYIYDFDKYIGPTNENDLYDTSYNIFKTKNGVNPTSARYVIHYLTKYFKTLLVENNTNTMNNVNSNVNIVLNVWESLTGISESEKDKLVCNMLVKFFPWEGCSLNGEILEDSIKSTFQKDIILVFKSLLVLWSKMPKGVIPWKSYIKFTKLEKQNNFPMKSFYQYISLTLPDHNYTCCCFEFFELVLAVISNGALLLLGTKDSMLYWLFHMAQYCFPKNIVSLETFQDYYIDYQVKAESLYHVLVAYMRSLYEEKKLKDFYLIEDFNILTKYPPEFSSLWNIEDKALILSVPSSQIDTASGLFETCSLLVLNRRYEKNVVFTKLENDLLDRLHDDPVSIYNKLFTENSKKHVLKMDPHFKICDKKTGSLENINNENDYNNKNRQHSDVDDNSIRNAVFEKWNQYGVADWIGFESDRLATNLFFKSLENASSHDEGDIALVNSVGCFKMEFNDWLYLNFIRDSTSGFINKKILIFELNVRVNNFKYLIIVESDLFDENDFSFIARKNVSKADTKASGRTSKGKENESTSIISPNTDTIRKSSKPTFIENELDKEYLYTKIFDQQEEEEKGTEIKSMASLQPQVGQTFSKTGTPVSVKVIPKTTFDEKFRTLTPPITDVASIENNYDGIDGDKNEIITTIRQTTKIETTKVQHGTDCSSSIYSSKTKKSHRKSESFTTNLDKPVLDIQSLNDTNAEDNIFAIGQQQKELELEYNRLYYNNTDRSGPTTPETFKVESGTKNREFETSPESDINNTDVFIQKDLTTPTKHHTYTSIGKGNIKLPQRLRPPICDFASKSSVSMKKISDVDMDSDYEKDHKKQYYMGKTRGELVWNKADSMPNLNSRVDFNDYSTDSFVTAQNIKQ from the coding sequence atgaagagATTTACAAAAtcgattaaaaaaaaagtttcaaatcaacaaacaaaagaagTATTAGATAAATCTAAAGATGAGTTGGGCAAAAAGTTGACTGGATCAAATTTtcaaactaaaaaaaaaaaagtttcacCTGGCACATCCAACAATATGACCACTACCCCTACCACTGATGAGGCAATTTTCAGTCATgcaaatttaattaaacaGGTTAACATTAACCGAAAACATtctgaaaaatattacatctatgattttgataaatatatagGTCCTactaatgaaaatgatttatATGATACcagttataatatttttaaaactaaaaatggTGTTAATCCCACTTCTGCAAGATATGTCATCCATTATTTAACCAAATATTTCAAGACGTTGCTAGTTGAAAATAACACTAATACTATGAACAATGTCAATAGCAATGTTAATATAGTATTGAATGTTTGGGAATCTTTAACTGGCATTTCTGAGAGTGAAAAAGATAAACTAGTGTGTAATATGTTAGTTAAATTTTTCCCCTGGGAAGGCTGTTCATTAAATGGGGAAATTTTAGAGGATAGTATAAAATCCACTTTCcaaaaagatataattttagtttttaaaagtttattaGTTTTATGGTCTAAAATGCCCAAGGGTGTTATTCCATGGAAATCATACATTAAGTTCACCAAacttgaaaaacaaaataatttccCAATGAAAtctttttatcaatatatttCACTAACTCTACCAGACCATAATTATacatgttgttgttttgaattttttgagCTAGTGTTGGCAGTTATAAGTAACGGAgccttattattattgggtACCAAGGACTCCATGTTATATTGGTTATTTCACATGGCTCAATATTGTTTCCCCAAGAATATTGTATCATTGGAAACTTTCCAGGATTATTACATAGATTATCAGGTTAAAGCTGAATCTTTGTACCATGTTTTGGTTGCTTATATGAGATCTTTATacgaagaaaaaaaattaaaagatttttatCTCATTGaagattttaatattttgacAAAATATCCTCCAGAGTTTAGTTCTTTATGGAATATAGAGGATAAAGCGTTAATTTTATCCGTACCATCTTCACAGATAGACACTGCCTCTGGTTTATTTGAAACTTGCAGTTTGTTGGTTTTAAACAGAAGATACGAAAAGAATGTAGTTTTTACAAAGTTGGAAAATGATCTATTGGATCGATTACATGATGATCCTGTATCTATAtacaataaattatttactgAAAACTCTAAAAAACATGTGCTTAAAATGGATCCtcattttaaaatttgcgacaaaaaaacagggagtttggaaaatattaataatgagAATGATtacaataacaaaaataggCAGCATAGTGATGTTGATGATAATAGCATTAGAAATGcagtttttgaaaaatggaACCAATATGGTGTGGCTGATTGGATTGGTTTTGAATCCGATAGACTTGCtaccaatttatttttcaagtCTTTGGAAAACGCTAGTTCTCACGATGAAGGTGATATAGCTTTGGTCAATTCAGTTGGGTGTTTTAAAATGGAATTTAATGACTGGTTATACTTGAATTTTATCAGAGATTCAACATCAggatttataaataaaaaaatattaatttttgagTTAAATGTCAGagttaataattttaaatatttaattattgttgAAAGTGATCtatttgatgaaaatgacTTCAGTTTTATTGCGCGAAAAAATGTCAGCAAAGCGGACACCAAGGCCAGTGGGAGAACCTCTAAAGgtaaagaaaatgaaagtaCAAGTATAATTAGTCCCAATACTGATACTATTAGAAAATCATCGAAACCCACTTTTATAGAAAATGAATTAGACaaagaatatttatatacaaaaatttttgatcaacaagaagaagaggagaAGGGAacagaaataaaatctaTGGCGTCTTTACAACCGCAAGTGGGGCAAACTTTTTCGAAAACTGGTACACCTGTTTCTGTAAAGGTTATCCCTAAGACCACAtttgatgaaaaatttCGAACTTTGACGCCACCAATAACAGATGTTGCTagtattgaaaataattatgatgGTATTGACGgtgataaaaatgaaataattaCAACCATCAgacaaacaacaaaaatagaaaCAACCAAAGTTCAACATGGTACCGATTGCTCATCAAGTATTTATTCATCAAAAACGAAAAAGTCGCACAGAAAGAGTGAATCATTTACCACCAATTTAGATAAACCAGTCCTAGACATTCAATCCTTAAATGATACCAATGCTGAAGATAATATATTTGCAATTGGTCAACAGCAAAAAGAGCTAGAATTAGAGTATAATAGACTTTACTATAATAACACTGATCGTTCTGGTCCAACAACACCTGAAACTTTTAAAGTTGAATCTGGCACAAAAAATAGGGAATTTGAAACTAGTCCAGAGAGcgatataaataatacagaTGTATTTATCCAGAAAGACCTTACTACACCTACAAAACATCATACATACACTTCAATAGGCAAGGGAAACATAAAACTACCGCAAAGGTTAAGACCCCCCATATGTGATTTTGCTTCAAAGAGCAGCGTATCTATGAAGAAAATATCAGATGTTGATATGGATAGCGATTATGAAAAAGATCATAAGAAACAATACTACATGGGGAAAACTCGCGGTGAGTTGGTTTGGAATAAGGCTGACTCAATGCCAAATTTAAACAGTCGTGTGGATTTCAATGATTACAGTACAGATAGTTTTGTTACTGCGCAGAATATTAAACAATGA